In Lates calcarifer isolate ASB-BC8 linkage group LG4, TLL_Latcal_v3, whole genome shotgun sequence, a genomic segment contains:
- the gata6 gene encoding transcription factor GATA-6 gives MDLGENSWSMVKREVSSSPGSPAEQTYLPGDSRRDGQTSDELRTPPSELDALGHRRSDGRSLHSYVHFGHHNNTLTGAEDIPLFTDLDQGSKLVLSSGAHKASLLVDPADMYQTLAIAAAQSQTGYDSSSGGYMHSNPNSPVYVPSSRVGPMIPSLSYLQASGSAQPSHAVSSHSVWSQSAPESPSYSTGSPHASSRFHYPPSPPMNNGTPRDTGYSNTLNVSNRDQYGLSRPLSGSYPSPYSPYVAPQLSQLPSPWTGGPFDNTMLHTLQSRGAPLIRGPNGVSDILDDMGESRECVNCGSISTPLWRRDGTGHFLCNACGLYSKMNGLSRPLIKPQKRTSTSRRIGLSCANCQTSTTTLWRRNADGEPVCNACGLYTKLHGVPRPLAMKKEGIQTRKRKPKTLNKTKGSSGNNNSVSMTPTSTSSSNSEDCSKTSSPSGQVSGVSSSVLSSSGEGTGSDSAVKYPAQDGLYTSVGLTQPSDVASVRGEPWCPMALA, from the exons ATGGACCTGGGCGAAAACAGCTGGTCCATGGTCAAGCGAGAAGTATCCAGCAGCCCAGGGTCACCGGCTGAGCAGACCTACCTGCCCGGTGACAGCAGGAGGGACGGTCAGACCTCGGACGAGCTGAGGACACCCCCGAGCGAGCTCGACGCGCTGGGGCACCGCCGCTCCGACGGCAGATCGCTACACTCCTACGTTCACTTCGGACACCATAACAACACCCTGACCGGCGCCGAGGACATCCCGCTGTTTACGGATTTAGACCAGGGCAGCAAACTCGTCCTCTCCAGCGGAGCGCACAAGGCGAGCTTGCTGGTGGACCCGGCAGACATGTACCAAACACTGGCCATCGCCGCGGCTCAAAGCCAGACTGGATATGATTCCTCCTCTGGCGGTTACATGCACTCCAACCCCAACTCTCCCGTGTACGTGCCCAGCTCCCGGGTGGGCCCCATGATACCCAGCCTGTCTTACCTGCAGGCCAGCGGCTCCGCGCAGCCCAGCCACGCCGTCTCCAGCCACTCGGTCTGGTCTCAGTCCGCCCCGGAGAGCCCCTCATATAGCACCGGGAGCCCGCACGCCTCGAGTCGGTTCCACTACCCTCCGAGTCCGCCCATGAATAACGGCACGCCGCGGGACACCGGCTACAGCAACACGCTGAACGTAAGCAACAGAGACCAGTATGGCCTCTCTCGGCCCCTCAGCGGGAGCTACCCGAGCCCATACTCTCCTTACGTTGCACCGCAGCTCTCCCAGCTGCCCTCGCCTTGGACCGGGGGACCTTTCGATAACACGATGCTGCACACCTTGCAGAGCAGAGGCGCGCCCTTGATCCGAGGACCAAACGGAg TTTCAGATATTCTCGACGACATGGGGGAGAGCCGAGAGTGCGTCAACTGCGGCTCCATCTCCACGCCGCTCTGGAGGCGCGACGGCACGGGCCACTTTCTCTGCAACGCCTGCGGCCTGTACAGCAAAATGAATGGGCTGAGCAGGCCATTAATTAAACCACAGAAACGGACG TCAACGTCCAGAAGAATCGGCCTGTCCTGCGCCAACTGTCAAACCAGCACAACCACTCTGTGGCGCAGAAACGCCGATGGAGAGCCAGTGTGTAACGCATGCGGGCTCTACACGAAACTACATGGG GTACCTCGGCCGCTCGCCATGAAGAAAGAGGGAAttcagacaagaaaaagaaaaccgAAAACATTGAATAAAACGAAGGGATCCTCTG gAAATAACAACTCTGTCTCTATGACTCCCACATCCACCTCTTCATCCAATTCTGAGGACTGCTCAAAAACCAGCTCTCCCTCTGGACAGGTGTCAGGG GTCAGTTCATCCGTGCTGTCCAGCTCGGGGGAGGGAACAGGCTCTGACTCGGCAGTGAAGTACCCGGCACAGGACGGCCTGTACACCAGTGTGGGCTTGACCCAGCCGTCAGATGTAGCTTCAGTGAGGGGCGAACCCTGGTGCCCCATGGCTTTAGcttga